The nucleotide window TGTTCATTTCTAGACTCATTGAACCCAAAGAAGTAACAAATATGGCCGTCCCCATATGATAGGCGATCCGGCTGGGAAGCAGGACCAAGGAGTTTGAACATCTCACGGGTGCTCGGGTTAACAACAAAGGCGAAATTGTGCTCGATAAATCCATTCCCGGAAGTAAATAAAACTAACCCGTTTAGATGCTCGACTTGCGTGGTTTCTTTGTTGGTTATGGTCCGAGCCTTGGGTGTCATGAGATGAGTGACTGGGCCACCATCAGGAGCAACGGAGAGCAAGTAGCGTTTGCGAGCCCGTGTGTCGTAAGCGGAGATCAAGAGGGCGGTACGTCGGGCAGTGGTGGCTTGAGTAAACTGGAGCTTGTTGAATGATGGATCGGAGATGAGAGAGAGCCATGGTTTAGAGACGGATCTGGCTTTGAGTATGGTTTTGACAGGGAGTCTTGAGAGTATCTCTAAGATGATATCGTCTGAAAACGGTGTTTCCTCCGGTAATTGATCATCGGAAGTCGACTGTGATTCTTGTTGACCTTCTCTTAAGGTTTCCCGTTTTATGGTAAGGATAGTCGACACAAACTTCCACTTGTTCGCAAGGTATTTGACCAGATCAAACAGTTTATGTTCTTCATGGGTTTCCATGTTTTGAGGAAGATGGTGAAAATGTTGAAGGTAAAGTAGAAGTGCAGATGGGTTAAGTATTAAAGTATGAATGCTGTTTCATGCTTTACCATAAAGTGATTTTAGAATAACTGTTAAGAGATAAAAGCAAGCTGGGTGTTCCGGTACAAGTGTACAACATTGTAGACTCCGGTTCAAATCTTGAATCTACCAGTTTGGATGCTTGTAACACATTGTAGACTCCGGTTCAGACCTTAAATCTACCAGTTTGGAATGCTTAAAAATCGAACCCGGGTCCATCAACTACAACAACAAACATTTAACCAGATGGTCAGATGGACTAATAGCCCATTTGGTTAAAAAAGATGACCGTTTTATTTTAACCAATAACAAGgtaggcttttttttttttttttttttgggtctGTATATTTTCTTGCTTTTTTCTTTTCTAATtcaaattaaatatatttatataaaattagTGATCTCGAAAGTACGGTATGGTATTGGTATTGAAAGTGTTCGGTACGGTAGGAGCCTCTCTGTAATCTGTGTTACGATACGAGTTTGGAGGCCAAACTTGCCTACTTGCTGACTACAAGAAGCAAAATTAACAACCCTAAatttaaaaaacctaaaaaattcaCCATCAAATCATGGAATATCACCTATTTTTAATGATTATACCTCGCGATTGTTATCAACAACAATCTCCGATGCATCTTTACTCCTATCTTTGAAAAAAATTAATTAGATGATTAGAATAAACAAAGTttaaaagttagaaaaaatgGAGTTCATGGAATATATCACCTTTCATGAAATCTTAGAATATTTCAAAGAATTGGTTACCTGCTCCAATAATCTAATCTACGGCTGCCTTATTCAACGACTGATTTCAATCAAAATTCCACAGAGTATCTTTTTGGTCAAATACTCTTAGATGTTGAGTTAAAGAGAAGGAAGGCATGCCAACATTCACGTTTGGGAGAAATGAGGATACTGCAAGAAGTGTGAATCACACAACCATCAAAATAAACTGCTAAAAACTGCCCAAATtcgtgaattttttttttcaaaaaaaaaactcagAAACGCATATATTGGGAGAGATTAAATGTGATTGATTACTTACAGGTTTAATATATCCGATGTAAGGACCGGGAAAGAGGACGTACACTGTAACACCCCGCTCCGGAATGGAATGACGTGTCACCATTACAGTAGTCAAAACAAAAGACAACATTCCATATATTAAACATTTTATATCACCAAAAGAGTGTACAATAGCCCTAGGGTTATATTGTTTATTACATATTATAAAATGCCCAATCTTGATAAACTACATGTGCTACAAAAATGGCTAACTTCTTCTTTCCCAAAATCCTAGAGCTAATTCTTCTCTCTTTCACACCCCGCCCTGATTAACCTGTGAACCTGTTAAAAAAAGAATTTACGGAATGAGTCAAATGCATAGTACGGATAAAAGGCACAAATAATAAAAGTAACAGTTACAGCTAATAAAACAAGTCAGAATAACATAACCTGAGATGATACGATGCAAATAAAGCAAGGCAATAATAATTGTGTCAACTGGATGTACCCATTGAGCCGAATAACATAACAGACATGCACGTAAAGCTGCAGACCCTGCGTACCGAGCGTGACATGGTGTGTGGGCATACACAATAACCATTCACTAGAAAACATACACATATATTCTAGGACCagtccatacgcctcctaatggCCTCATGTACCTCACTAGTACTAACGAGCCATCGTGATTTAGGCTCACCGTCATGGTACGTGCCACGTCATCGATGCCGCAA belongs to Helianthus annuus cultivar XRQ/B chromosome 5, HanXRQr2.0-SUNRISE, whole genome shotgun sequence and includes:
- the LOC110941006 gene encoding F-box protein At4g19940, whose protein sequence is METHEEHKLFDLVKYLANKWKFVSTILTIKRETLREGQQESQSTSDDQLPEETPFSDDIILEILSRLPVKTILKARSVSKPWLSLISDPSFNKLQFTQATTARRTALLISAYDTRARKRYLLSVAPDGGPVTHLMTPKARTITNKETTQVEHLNGGM